The DNA sequence GGCACCGTCACCGCGCTGGACGACGCGGCCAACGAGCTGATCGACCCGAACTTCGAGCGCACCCTGCGGCCGGTCGCGCCGGTTGCCCAGCTGGATTTCGAGGAGCAGCCCGACACGGCGCCGACTCCCGCGGAGACCCAGCCGTCGCCGCCCTCGCCACCGGTCCCGCCGGTGCGAGCCAAGCGTACGAAGGCCAAGCCGACGGTTCCCGCCTGGGAAGACGTGCTGCTGGGCGTGCGCTCCAGCGGCGATCGCTGAGCTACCGCAGCACCAGCGCCAACAGGGTTATCCAGCCGCCGGCCACCCCGATACCGGCGCCCAGCACGAACCACCGTCGCACCGGCACCTGACGCCAGCCCCACAGCGTCGGCGCCAGCCCGCCGACCGCGATGAGGTTGAGCACCACCGCGACCAGTGGGTGCACCCGGATCATGCCCAGGCTCAGGACCACGATGGCGGCACCGACGATCGCGGCAACGAAGGCAGCGACCGTCAGCCCGGTCCCCCAGGGCGTCGACTCGTCGGTCATAGTCGGCCATCCTCCTCTGCCCGGACCACACCGGCCGATCGGGCCCGCTCGTAGAACGCCAGCGCCGCGGCCGTCGCCACATTGAGCGAGTCGGTACCCCGCGACATCGGTATCCGCACCCGCACATCGCTGGCCCGCATCGCCGTCTCGGTCAGCCCCGGCCCCTCGGCTCCGACGAGCACAGCCACCTTCTCACCGGCCACACCGTCCATCGCGTCGGCCAGGGTGTGCGCCTGCGGGTTGGGTGTCATCGCGAGCAACTGAAACCCCTGCTGGCGAAGGTCATTCAGATCAGCGGGCCAATGTTGGGCCTTGGCGAAAGGCACCAGCAGGGCGTGGCCCATCGAGACCCGCACCGCCCGCCGGTAAAGCGGATCGGCACAGCCCATCCCGAAGATGACCGCATCGACGCCGAGCCCGGCGGCGTTGCGGAAGATCGAACCGAGGTTCTCGTGGTCGTTGACGCCCTCCAGGACGGCCACGGTGCGGGCCGCGGCGACGACCTCGCCGACCGCCAGTTCCGGGGGCCGGCGGGCGGCCGCCAGCACACCGCGGTTGAGATGGAAGCCCACGACCTCGGCCATCACCTCGGCACTGGCCCGGTAGTAGGGCACCGACACGCCGGACAGGTCGGCGGCCAACTCGGCACGACGGCGCTCGGTCCCCAGCAGGGCGTGCGGACTGAACCGCGAGGCCAGCATCCGCTGGGCCACCAGCACTCCCTCGGCGATCACCAGCCCCTTGCCGGTGGGCAGGTCGGGTCGGCGGTCGACGCTGTTGAGGTCCCGGAAGTCGTCGACCCGAGGGTCGTCGGGATCGGTGATGTCGATGACGTCGGGTCCGCCAGAAGCGTTGTCGCTCACTGTTCTTCGTCGACGAGCGCAGTCATCAGATCGGCGGCGCGCAGCAGGACGTCACGGTCCTCAGGAGCCAGGGTGGCCAGCCGCTTGCTGAGCCACTCCTGGCTGGCCTGCCGTTCCTTGTCCACCAACTCCTTGCCGGTTGGCGACACCGCGATGAGCACCTGACGACCGTCGGCCGGGTGGGCGGAACGCTGCACCAGGCCGAGGTCGGTCAGCGATCCGATGATCCGCGTCATCGACGGGGGCCGGACCCGTTCCCGCACGGCCAGCGCCCCGGGTGTCATCGCCCC is a window from the Mycolicibacterium anyangense genome containing:
- a CDS encoding DUF2537 domain-containing protein; translated protein: MTDESTPWGTGLTVAAFVAAIVGAAIVVLSLGMIRVHPLVAVVLNLIAVGGLAPTLWGWRQVPVRRWFVLGAGIGVAGGWITLLALVLR
- a CDS encoding TrmH family RNA methyltransferase is translated as MSDNASGGPDVIDITDPDDPRVDDFRDLNSVDRRPDLPTGKGLVIAEGVLVAQRMLASRFSPHALLGTERRRAELAADLSGVSVPYYRASAEVMAEVVGFHLNRGVLAAARRPPELAVGEVVAAARTVAVLEGVNDHENLGSIFRNAAGLGVDAVIFGMGCADPLYRRAVRVSMGHALLVPFAKAQHWPADLNDLRQQGFQLLAMTPNPQAHTLADAMDGVAGEKVAVLVGAEGPGLTETAMRASDVRVRIPMSRGTDSLNVATAAALAFYERARSAGVVRAEEDGRL
- a CDS encoding Rv0880 family HTH-type transcriptional regulator; amino-acid sequence: MNDGELRLAGDLSLAVVRLARQLRFRRAESTTTLSQLSALSTLAKEGAMTPGALAVRERVRPPSMTRIIGSLTDLGLVQRSAHPADGRQVLIAVSPTGKELVDKERQASQEWLSKRLATLAPEDRDVLLRAADLMTALVDEEQ